The Pseudomonas chlororaphis subsp. piscium genome contains the following window.
TTGCCGTCTTGCGGAGCAGATGACGCGGAAAAGGTGATGGCAGTTTGCTCTTTCTGTCACGAGCAAATGGTAATCTCTCGCAGTTCATCTGCCCTTCTGCGACCAAAAGTCGCACTCTATAGAGCTTCACTCAATAAAACGGCCACGTCTGCGTGCAAAGGTCGTGAGTGAAGAGTGGCCGGCGAATAATTCCAATAATTGGGGGAAACACTCATGAGCACTAGCACCGAGGCGGGCGCCATTGCCGCCCAGCCGGCGTTCTTGTCCAAAGAACGCATCATCGCCAAGCCCGGTTTCAACCGTTGGCTGGTTCCACCGGCCGCTCTGGCCATCCACCTGTGCATCGGCATGGCCTACGGCTTCTCGGTGTTCTGGTTGCCGCTGTCCAAGGCCCTGGGCGTGACCGCTCCAGTGGCCTGTGCCCCGGACATGAGCTTTATCGCTCAGGTCTTTTCGTCCCAGTGCGACTGGCCGATCTCGATGCTCGGCTGGATCTACACCCTGTTCTTCATCTTCCTCGGCTGCTCCGCGGCGATCTGGGGCGGCTGGCTGGAACACGCTGGCCCGCGCAAGGCCGGTGTGGTGTCGGCGCTGTGCTGGTGCGGCGGCCTGCTGATTTCGGCGCTGGGTATCTATACCCACCAGATCTGGCTGATGTGGCTCGGCTCCGGCGTGATCGGCGGTATCGGCCTGGGCCTGGGCTACATCTCGCCGGTGTCGACCCTGATCAAGTGGTTCCCGGACAAGCGCGGCATGGCCACCGGCATGGCGATCATGGGCTTCGGTGGTGGCGCGATGGTCGGTGCGCCGCTGGCGGCGGCACTGATGAGCCACTTCGCTTCGCCAACCGGCGTTGGCGTCTGGCAGAGCTTCCTGGTGATGGCGGCGATCTATTTCGTGTTCATGATCGGTGGCGCGCTGTCGTACCGCGTGCCGCCGACTGGCTGGAAGCCTGAGGGCTGGACCCCACCGGCGAAAAAAGTCGCGAACGCGATGATCACCCACCGTCACGTGCATGTGAACGTGGCCTGGAAAACCCCGCAGTTCCGTCTGGTGTGGCTGGTGCTATGCCTGAACGTTTCCGCCGGTATCGGCATCCTCGGCATGGCTTCGCCACTGTTGCAGGAAGTCTTCGCCGGCAAGCTGCTGGGCAACGAACTGGCCTTCGGTCAGCTGGATGCCTCGCAACTGGCGTCGATCGCCGCGATCGCCGCCGGCTTCACTGGCCTGCTGAGCCTATTCAACATCGGTGGCCGCTTCTTCTGGGCCTCGTTCTCCGACTACCTGGGCCGCAAGAACACCTACTTCGTGTTCTTCGCCCTGGGTTTTGCCCTGTACGCGCTGATCCCGAATCTCGGGCACCTGGGCAACGTCGCGCTGTTCGTGGCGGCGTTCTGCATCATCCTGTCGATGTACGGCGGCGGTTTCGCCACGGTTCCGGCCTACCTGGCGGACCTGTTCGGCACCCAGATGGTGGGCGCGATCCACGGTCGCCTGCTGACCGCCTGGGCGGCGGCGGGTGTGCTTGGCCCGGTGCTGGTGAACTACCTGCGTGAGTATCAGTTGAGCATCGGCGTCGAGCGCGCCGCGGCCTACGACATCACCCTGTACATCCTCGCCGGCCTGCTGGTGCTGGGTTTCCTGTGCAACCTGCTGGTACGTCCGGTAGCCGACAAGTACTTTATGAGCGACGCCGAACTGGCCGCCGAACAGGCGCTGGGCCATGACAAGGGCGCGGACAGCAGCACCGTGCTGGAGTGGAAAGCCTCGTCCGGCAGCGTGCCGCTGGCGGTCGCTGCCTGGCTGGTGGTGGGCATTCCGCTGGCGTGGGGCGTGTGGGTCACCCTGCAGAAGACCGCGGTGTTGTTCCACTAAGCACTTTTGCGCCTGGCACTGCCGCCAGGCGCACAGTCTTTCCTGTAGGAGCGAGGCTTGCCCGCGATAGGGCACACGCGGTGTGCCAGACATGCCCGGTCAAGGTTCATCGCGGGCAATCGAGCGTCGACCGGCCGCTCCTACATGTCATGACAGGTATGTCCCCGGCTTTATTGGGTTCAGCCCGTCAGGATCTTGTCCTGCGTGTTCCTGTTTAGCCGCCGTCCGGCCTATAATGATCGCCTTTTTCGCCCAATGATTTTGCGGAGCTGGTGATGGCCGAACGTAAGGCGTCCGTCGAGCGCGACACTCTGGAAACCCAGATCAAAGCCTCGATCAACCTGGATGGCACCGGAAAGGCCCGATTCGATATCGGGGTTCCCTTCCTTGAGCACATGCTGGACCAGATCGCCCGTCACGGGCTGATCGACCTGGATATCGAAAGCAAAGGCGACCTGCATATCGACGACCACCACACTGTGGAAGACGTCGGTATCACCCTGGGCCAGGCCTTCACCAAAGCCATCGGCGACAAGAAGGGCATCCGTCGCTACGGCCACGCCTACGTGCCGCTCGATGAAGCGCTGTCGCGCGTGGTGATCGACTTCTCCGGCCGCCCTGGCCTGCAGATGCACGTGCCTTATACCCGCGCCACCGTGGGCGGCTTCGATGTCGACCTGTTCCAGGAGTTCTTCCAGGGATTCGTCAACCACGCCAACGTCACCCTGCACATCGACAACCTGCGTGGGCACAACACCCACCACCAGATCGAAACCGTGTTCAAGGCTTTCGGCCGCGCGCTGCGCATGGCCGTGGAGCTGGATGACCGCATGGCCGGGCAGATGCCTTCGACCAAGGGCGTGCTGTAATGCAGACGGTCGCGGTTATCGATTACGGCATGGGCAACCTGCACTCGGTGGCCAAGGCCCTCGAGCACGTCGGCGCCGGCAAGGTGCTGATCACCAGCGATGCCAATGTGATTCGCGAAGCTGACCGGGTGGTATTCCCCGGCGTCGGCGCGATTCGCGACTGCATGGCGGAGATCCGTCGCCTGGGCTTCGACGCGCTGGTGCGTGAAGTCAGCCAGGACCGTCCGTTCCTCGGCATCTGCGTGGGCATGCAAGCCTTGCTCGACCACAGCGAAGAGAACGACGGCGTCGACTGCATCGGCCTGTTCCCCGGCCAGGTGAAGTTCTTCGGCAAGGGCCTGCATGAAGACGGCGAGCACCTGAAAGTCCCGCACATGGGCTGGAACGAAGTGAAACAGGCGGTGAGCCACCCGCTGTGGCACAACATCCCGGACCTGGCGCGCTTCTACTTCGTGCACAGCTACTACATCGCCGCCGGCAA
Protein-coding sequences here:
- a CDS encoding OFA family MFS transporter, with the protein product MSTSTEAGAIAAQPAFLSKERIIAKPGFNRWLVPPAALAIHLCIGMAYGFSVFWLPLSKALGVTAPVACAPDMSFIAQVFSSQCDWPISMLGWIYTLFFIFLGCSAAIWGGWLEHAGPRKAGVVSALCWCGGLLISALGIYTHQIWLMWLGSGVIGGIGLGLGYISPVSTLIKWFPDKRGMATGMAIMGFGGGAMVGAPLAAALMSHFASPTGVGVWQSFLVMAAIYFVFMIGGALSYRVPPTGWKPEGWTPPAKKVANAMITHRHVHVNVAWKTPQFRLVWLVLCLNVSAGIGILGMASPLLQEVFAGKLLGNELAFGQLDASQLASIAAIAAGFTGLLSLFNIGGRFFWASFSDYLGRKNTYFVFFALGFALYALIPNLGHLGNVALFVAAFCIILSMYGGGFATVPAYLADLFGTQMVGAIHGRLLTAWAAAGVLGPVLVNYLREYQLSIGVERAAAYDITLYILAGLLVLGFLCNLLVRPVADKYFMSDAELAAEQALGHDKGADSSTVLEWKASSGSVPLAVAAWLVVGIPLAWGVWVTLQKTAVLFH
- the hisB gene encoding imidazoleglycerol-phosphate dehydratase HisB, with the protein product MAERKASVERDTLETQIKASINLDGTGKARFDIGVPFLEHMLDQIARHGLIDLDIESKGDLHIDDHHTVEDVGITLGQAFTKAIGDKKGIRRYGHAYVPLDEALSRVVIDFSGRPGLQMHVPYTRATVGGFDVDLFQEFFQGFVNHANVTLHIDNLRGHNTHHQIETVFKAFGRALRMAVELDDRMAGQMPSTKGVL
- the hisH gene encoding imidazole glycerol phosphate synthase subunit HisH; translated protein: MQTVAVIDYGMGNLHSVAKALEHVGAGKVLITSDANVIREADRVVFPGVGAIRDCMAEIRRLGFDALVREVSQDRPFLGICVGMQALLDHSEENDGVDCIGLFPGQVKFFGKGLHEDGEHLKVPHMGWNEVKQAVSHPLWHNIPDLARFYFVHSYYIAAGNARQVVGSGHYGVDFAAALAEGSRFAVQFHPEKSHTHGLQLLQNFAAWDGRW